One window of the Solanum stenotomum isolate F172 chromosome 11, ASM1918654v1, whole genome shotgun sequence genome contains the following:
- the LOC125845649 gene encoding uncharacterized protein LOC125845649 has product MKKTHEEAIEILNELAENANQCVVENSERKKTVGVHQVDTFTTLQTHVASIAKDVKQLTLAQAQMTQSITCDFYAGRHPTHECQQGSFTEEKNNVRGQRQTLQGYQNHQRQQYQPHEGQHGNQSSFEEMFKSFITKVDEQFEIQGAFIRNLEKQVGQIANQISERPPINLPSDTLRNPKELKVVTLRSGKKLNDNCKSKACEVIKSQDEKQGSKKIVGKSNEIQKGKEKSELEIDSKYMSALPFPQNMKREKLNKYFGKFLEMLKQLHVNIPFTENKLPQKCGDPGSFTIPCTLGTARFEKLLCDSGASINLLPLFIFKKLEGELGIIKSIPMSLQLADQSTIIPEGIVEDVLVRVDKFVFPIDFIVVDIKENKEVSLILSQPFLATGRAILDVYERKLMLRVGEEKVVFNMKKVDDLTFKTTKSDKKIIAWVRVRLAKPAQGSQTLFMTSTKESQGSFLYFCIFFIPWGHVIA; this is encoded by the exons ATGAAAAAGACACATGAAGAAGCAATTGAAATCCTAAATGAACTTGCAGAGAATGCTAATCAGTGCGTTGTAGAGAATTCTGAAAGGAAGAAGACTGTAGGGGTGCACCAAGTTGATACTTTCACTACCTTGCAGACGCATGTTGCATCAATTGCAAAGGATGTGAAACAGTTGACTCTAGCCCAGGCTCAAATGACGCAATCAATAACGTGTGATTTTTATGCAGGAAGGCATCCTACTCATGAATGTCAACAAGGGTCATTTACAGAAGAAAAG AACAATGTGAGAGGACAAAGACAAACACTTCAGGGGTACCAGAATCACCAGCGACAACAATATCAACCTCATGAGGGACAACATGGGAACCAATCGAGTTTTGAAGAGATGTTTAAAAGTTTCATCACTAAGGTTGATGAACAGTTTGAAATTCAAGGTGCTTTTATTCGAAATTTAGAAAAACAGGTTGGACAGATTGCTAATCAGATATCTGAAAGACCACCTATAAATCTTCCAAGTGACACGTTAAGGAACCCTAAGGAGCTGAAAGTTGTGACTTTGCGAAGTGGAAAAAAGTTAAATGATAATTGTAAAAGCAAAGCTTGTGAAGTTATAAAGAGCCAAgatgagaaacaaggaagtaaAAAAATAGTAGGGAAGTCCAACGAAATTCAGAAAGGAAAGGAGAAGTCAGAACTAGAAATTGATTCTAAATATATGTCTGCATTGCCTTTTCCTCAAAATATGAAACGAGAGAAGCTTAACAAGTATTTTGGTAAGTTCTTAGAGATGCTGAAGCAACTACATGTGAATATTCCTTTCACGGAG AATAAACTACCTCAGAAATGTGGTGATCCGGGTAGTTTCACTATTCCATGTACGTTAGGGACTGCTAGATTTGAGAAATTATTGTGTGACTCAGGAGCTTCTATAAACCTTTTGCCTTTGTTCATATTCAAAAAGTTGGAAGGAGAGCTCGGAATCATAAAATCTATCCCAATGTCCTTACAGTTGGCTGACCAATCCACCATTATTCCTGAAGGGATAGTTGAAGATGTTCTAGTTAGGGTGGACAAGTTTGTGTTTCCAATAGATTTTATTGTGGtagacataaaagaaaataaagaggttTCATTAATTCTTAGCCAACCATTCCTAGCTACTGGTAGAGCAATACTCGATGTGTATGAAAGGAAACTGATGCTTAGAGTTGGAGAGGAAAAGGTAGTATTCAATATGAAGAAGGTGGATGATCTCACATTTAAGACAACCAAGTCGGATAAAAAGATCATAGCATGGGTGCGCGTGCGCTTGGCCAAGCCTGCACAAGGGAGCCAAACACTATTTATGACATCGACTAAAGAGAGTCAGGGAAGTTTCCTTTACTTTTGCATTTTCTTTATTCCATGGGGACATGTCATAGCTTAA
- the LOC125844789 gene encoding B3 domain-containing protein REM9-like, whose amino-acid sequence MKIPPKKPHFFKPLQPGFKNGLKIPIGFLKYLKGNDQIEHAILRRDGNKWPMKVNGHRFEVGWAEFVQQYDLQLGDILMFRHEGNMEFEVSIFDSTHCDREYAEYMQEGGGGGGGAHTDDATERPMMHMIKSSKKASSHVKAASHHKSFGHFECIIREYSIRQGYLYLPRLFAIANGLINKKCDLIIRDERQRLWNLKISSSITQTYIIGCGWTKFFADNCLRKGDRIMFEVVTNGETPIWKFQVTNREASLQKFQGMFILI is encoded by the exons ATGAAAATTCCTCCAAAAAAGCCTCATTTTTTCAAACCCCTTCAGCCAGGTTTCAAGAATGGTCTT AAAATTCCTATAGGTTTCTTGAAGTATCTAAAGGGAAATGACCAGATTGAACATGCAATACTGAGAAGGGATGGTAACAAGTGGCCTATGAAGGTGAATGGCCATCGATTCGAAGTGGGTTGGGCTGAATTTGTACAAcaatatgatttgcaattggGAGATATATTGATGTTTAGACATGAAGGAAATATGGAATTTGAAGTTTCCATATTTGATTCAACTCATTGTGACAGAGAATATGCAGAGTATATGCaggaaggaggaggaggaggaggaggtgcCCATACAG ATGATGCAACAGAAAGACCAATGATGCACATGATCAAATCGTCAAAAAAGGCTTCTTCCCATGTAAAAGCTGCTAGTCATCACAAGTCTTTTGGTCATTTTGAATGCATTATTAGAGAATATAGCATTCGCCAAGGCTATTTG TACCTTCCTCGACTTTTCGCAATTGCAAATGGTCTCATCAATAAGAAGTGTGATTTGATTATAAGAGATGAAAGACAAAGGTTGTGGAATTTAAAGATAAGTTCTTCTATAACTCAAACTTATATTATTGGATGTGGATGGACCAAATTCTTTGCTGATAATTGCTTAAGGAAAGGAGATCGCATAATGTTTGAGGTCGTTACTAATGGAGAGACACCAATatggaaatttcaagttactaatCGCGAAGCTTCATTGCAGAAGTTTCAAGGCATGTTTATTCTCATCTAA